The following coding sequences are from one Arachis hypogaea cultivar Tifrunner chromosome 7, arahy.Tifrunner.gnm2.J5K5, whole genome shotgun sequence window:
- the LOC112701600 gene encoding uncharacterized protein, translated as MDKRWILEPRGSAAYNQGLNNFLDFAFANASSDGMIKCPCPKCGFQLMQTREDTYDHLLMRPFPPGYTVWFRHGEKPSDEGTRCTSINDNPLSQLNPMTQMVNEAFDFSIPHVADDTRMDEDIDNDEQEFPNLYDGPSRGARNFNDLLADGEQELYPRCSKYSKLSFLVKLYHIKCMCGVSDKAMSMILDLLREAFEHAKLPTTFYEAKKTIRKLGIEYKKIDACPNDCMLYRGDDQELTKCKRCGTSRWKQKTRKGSILKLKSQVKRNGKPIAAKTLRYFPLIPRLQRLFMCSKTSKEMLWHKEGHNCDGFLRHPRDAIAWKQFDQKNPSFSSDPRSVRLALASDGFNPFGNMSTKYSVWPVILIPYNFPPWLCMKQTSFILSMIIPGPKMPGNDIDIYLQPLVDELKQLWEGVETYDANKKSTFKMFAALMWTISDFPGLGNLSGWNTHSGLACPICNFDAKAHRLTYSQKWCFMGHRRFLSQGHKWRLDQLRFDGQVENRDPPKMLSGTDILGQQSNVHVSFGKMTNVTGQKRRNGEDGNMGESNWKKKSVFFELPYWKENMLRHNLDVMHIEKNVCDNIVFTILNDSGKSKDNLKARKDLQNMGIRPELWPREGGKYPSAVFTMSNAQKDIFLKTLQHVIFPDGYSSNITRCVDLRQRKLYGMKSHDCHVLMEHLFPILVKNALPANVATVIADLSSFFRTLCGKAINPLQLDELQNHVVHTLCRMEMILPPSFFTIMVHLIVHLVEEVKIGGPVHYRWMYPIERYLGRLKQFVRNRAQAEGSIAEGYLSEEILTFCSRYLDDIETRMTRPVRVDDQPSGVIPDACETMFPKIGKEVGAATHFKLSQMEQHQAHRHVLVNCEAVSEFIDSFRQKTKRMLRGQTRSQSKIDSIVHKEFVQWFKQKVPMESTEYSNEIKCLACGPKLQARRYGAYNVNGYKFRTMAKDEGMKTQNSGVYVSSNTRSYASMRDQKVAIGSVPYYGKIVEIIELNYSSRFSVVLFKCIWADTTTTRGIKKDHLGLTSVNFSRSIHNGDREDDEPYILASEAHLVYYVDDEVDKGWSVVVHVKPRDLYDMGEENEEAEVGFSPQPGLNMSTTEDIGELQLIRDDDTEDPTDNVSENINDVAE; from the exons aTGGATAAAAGGTGGATTTTAGAGCCACGAGGCAGTGCAGCATATAATCAAGGATTGAACAATTTTTTAGACTTCGCATTTGCTAATGCATCGTCTGATGGAATGATAAAATGTCCATGTCCAAAGTGTGGTTTTCAACTTATGCAAACAAGAGAAGATACGTACGACCACCTGTTGATGAGGCCATTTCCCCCCGGATACACTGTCTGGTTTCGTCACGGCGAGAAACCTTCTGACGAGGGCACAAGGTGTACGAGCATAAACGATAATCCACTCTCCCAATTAAATCCAATGACGCAAATGGTCAATGAGGCATTTGATTTCTCAATTCCACACGTTGCCGATGACACCAGAATGGATGAAGATATTGACAATGATGAACAAGAATTTCCAAACTTATATGACGGGCCAAGTCGCGGGGCGAGGAATTTTAATGATTTACTTGCAGACGGAGAGCAAGAACTATATCCTAGATGCTCGAAGTACTCGAAGTTATCATTTCTAGTAAAGCTTTACCATATAAAGTGCATGTGTGGTGTTAGTGACAAGGCGATGTCAATGATCCTAGATTTGTTGCGAGAGGCTTTCGAGCATGCTAAACTTCCAACAACATTCTATGAGGCAAAAAAGACGATTAGGAAGTTGGGTATTGAATACAAGAAAATAGATGCATGCCCAAACGATTGCATGTTATACCGGGGGGATGATCAAGAATTGACAAAGTGCAAACGATGCGGGACTTCAAGATGGAAGCAAAAGACGCGGAAGGGTTCTATTCTCAAGCTTAAATCTCAAGTCAAGAGAAATGGGAAACCAATAGCAGCAAAGACTCTTCGGTACTTTCCGCTCATACCGCGACTACAACGGTTATTCATGTGCAGCAAAACATCTAAAGAAATGTTGTGGCATAAGGAGGGTCACAATTGCGATGGTTTTTTGAGGCATCCTAGGGACGCTATTGCTTGGAAACAATTTGACCAGAAGAATCCTTCATTTTCATCTGACCCACGTAGTGTTCGCCTGGCCTTAGCTAGTGATGGATTTAATCCTTTTGGAAACATGAGCACAAAGTATTCTGTTTGGCCGGTTATTCTTATCCCGTACAACTTTCCTCCATGGCTTTGTATGAAACAGACCTCATTTATACTATCTATGATTATTCCTGGGCCTAAAATGCCAGGAAATGACATAGATATTTACTTGCAGCCCCTAGTTGATGAATTGAAGCAATTATGGGAAGGGGTAGAAACGTACGACGCTAACAAGAAAAGCACTTTCAAGATGTTTGCGGCATTGATGTGGACTATTAGCGATTTTCCAGGATTGGGAAACTTATCAGGGTGGAATACGCACAGCGGGTTAGCATGTCCTATTTGCAATTTTGATGCTAAGGCACATCGACTGACGTATAGTCAAAAATGGTGTTTTATGGGTCATCGTCGTTTTTTAAGTCAGGGTCATAAATGGAGATTGGACCAGCTAAGATTCGACGGGCAAGTAGAAAACAGGGATCCTCCAAAGATGTTGTCTGGAACAGATATCCTAGGACAACAATCAAATGTTCACGTGTCATTCGGAAAGATGACAAATGTCACAGGACAAAAGAGACGCAATGGTGAAGATGGCAACATGGGTGAATCAAACTGGAAGAAGAAGAGTGTTTTCTTTGAACTCCCATACTGGAAAGAAAATATGCTACGTCATAACCTAGATGTTATGCACATAGAAAAAAATGTCTGCGATAACATAGTGTTCACTATATTAAATGATAGTGGAAAGTCAAAGGACAACCTGAAAGCTCGAAAGGATTTACAAAACATGGGCATAAGGCCGGAGTTGTGGCCGCGCGAGGGTGGAAAATATCCTTCTGCAGTttttaccatgtcaaatgcaCAAAAGGATATATTTCTAAAGACTCTTCAACATGTAATCTTTCCAGATGGTTATTCCAGCAATATTACGCGTTGTGTTGACTTGCGACAgcgtaagttgtatggtatgaaAAGTCATGATTGTCACGTTCTGATGGAACATTTGTTTCCAATTCTGGTCAAGAATGCACTGCCTGCCAATGTGGCTACCGTAATTGCCGATCTTTCATCATTTTTCCGAACACTCTGTGGGAAAGCCATTAACCCTCTTCAACTCGATGAACTCCAAAATCATGTTGTTCATACCCTATGTCGTATGGAGATGATTTTGCCTCCATCATTCTTCACAATCATGGTACACCTTATCGTGCATCTTGTAGAAGAAGTAAAAATTGGTGGTCCAGTACACTATCGGTGGATGTATCCAATAGAGAG GTATTTGGGACGTTTGAAGCAATTTGTGCGCAACAGGGCTCAAGCAGAAGGATCAATTGCAGAGGGATACTTATCTGAGGAGATTCTAACCTTTTGTTCGAGATATCTGGATGACATTGAGACAAGGATGACTCGACCGGTGCGAGTTGACGATCAACCTAGTGGAGTGATCCCTGATGCATGTGAAACGATGTTCCCGAAAATTGGAAAGGAGGTAGGGGCTGCAACTCATTTTAAGCTAAGCCAGATGGAACAACATCAAGCACATCGTCACGTGCTAGTCAACTGCGAGGCTGTTTCGGAATTTATTGA TTCATTTAGACAAAAAACAAAGAGAATGCTGCGAGGTCAAACAAGGTCGCAATCAAAAATAGACAGTATCGTGCACAAGGAATTTGTTCAGTGGTTCAAGCAGAAG GTTCCGATGGAGAGCACTGAATATTCAAATGAGATTAAATGCCTTGCATGTGGACCCAAACTGCAAGCAAGGCGTTATGGGGCATACAATGTCAACGGATATAAGTTTAGAACTATGGCAAAGGATGAAGGAATGAAAACCCAAAATAGTGGAGTATATGTCTCGTCTAATACACGAAGTTATGCAAGCATGCGTGACCAAAAAGTGGCTATTGGTAGTGTTCCATATTATGGCAAAATTGTAGaaataattgaattgaattacagTAGTCGGTTCTCAGTTGTGCTGTTCAAGTGTATTTGGGCGGATACGACTACTACTAGAGGAATAAAAAAAGATCATTTGGGTCTTACTAGTGTTAACTTCTCTCGTTCAATACACAATGGTGATCGAGAAGACGATGAACCATACATATTGGCATCAGAGGCTCATCTTGTATACTATGTGGACGATGAAGTAGATAAAGGTTGGAGTGTTGTTGTTCATGTGAAGCCACGAGACTTGTATGATAtgggagaagagaatgaagaagctGAAGTTGGTTTCTCTCCACAGCCAGGGTTAAACATGTCAACGACAGAGGACATTGGAGAGTTACAGTTGATAAGGGATGATGATACAGAAGATCCCACAGACAATGTATCTGAAAATATTAATGATGTTGCAGAATGA